In Rhodococcus sp. OK302, one genomic interval encodes:
- a CDS encoding NAD(P)H-dependent amine dehydrogenase family protein yields MDVSDATAGLVGRIRTVVWGTGNVGRASIRAVVANPALELAGVIVANPEKVGRDAGDLAQLGYSLGVAATDNADAVLATAPGAVVYAASGEIRPDDAVADITRALDVGAVVVTPSVYALYDYRSAPPEVRDPVESAAKAGGGALFVSGVDPGWGNDILPVLVSGLAGTIDQIRCQEIFDYTTYDQPDSVRYLVGMGQPMDYEPPMVAPGVPTMVWGGQIRLIARALGVELDAVRETLLRRELDQSVTTEQMGEFAAGTQGALRFEVQGIVDGKPLIVIEHVTRIHPSCAPDWPMPPDGGDGAHKVIIEGRPRIEVNVEATDEGGNRAAGGNATAVGRLVNAIPWLRAAKPGLYDALDVPLTAGVGKLGAETWRTEHEHRHS; encoded by the coding sequence ATGGATGTCAGTGATGCCACGGCAGGTCTTGTTGGACGGATCCGAACCGTCGTCTGGGGGACCGGGAACGTCGGTCGTGCCTCGATTCGCGCAGTGGTCGCAAATCCTGCCCTCGAGTTGGCAGGGGTCATTGTCGCGAACCCGGAAAAGGTCGGCCGAGACGCGGGGGATCTTGCTCAACTCGGATACAGCCTCGGCGTAGCAGCTACGGATAACGCCGACGCGGTGCTCGCTACCGCCCCCGGTGCGGTTGTCTACGCCGCGTCCGGAGAGATTCGGCCCGACGACGCGGTCGCGGACATCACGCGCGCACTGGACGTCGGCGCAGTGGTTGTGACGCCGTCGGTGTACGCGCTGTACGACTATCGATCGGCCCCACCGGAAGTGCGTGACCCAGTCGAGTCCGCGGCCAAGGCCGGGGGCGGCGCACTTTTTGTGTCCGGCGTCGACCCTGGTTGGGGAAACGACATACTTCCCGTGCTCGTCAGTGGATTAGCGGGAACGATCGATCAGATCCGGTGCCAGGAAATCTTCGACTACACAACCTACGATCAACCCGATTCCGTCCGCTATCTGGTCGGTATGGGTCAACCCATGGACTACGAGCCCCCGATGGTGGCCCCAGGTGTGCCGACGATGGTGTGGGGCGGCCAGATTCGGCTCATAGCCCGGGCTTTGGGTGTTGAACTCGACGCTGTGCGTGAGACACTGCTGCGTCGGGAACTCGATCAGAGTGTCACGACGGAGCAGATGGGTGAGTTTGCCGCCGGAACCCAGGGTGCTCTGCGCTTCGAAGTTCAGGGGATCGTCGACGGCAAGCCGCTCATCGTCATCGAACACGTCACGCGTATCCATCCGTCATGCGCTCCGGACTGGCCGATGCCACCGGACGGTGGCGACGGAGCGCACAAGGTCATCATCGAAGGTCGCCCGCGCATCGAGGTCAATGTCGAGGCGACCGATGAGGGCGGAAACCGTGCCGCCGGCGGAAACGCCACTGCGGTAGGGCGTCTCGTCAATGCCATCCCGTGGCTACGTGCCGCGAAGCCTGGCTTGTACGATGCGCTCGACGTTCCACTCACC
- a CDS encoding NUDIX hydrolase — MDEWKDSTGHALTDYPRPSIAVDVAVLTYSDSTLKVLAVKHRRGKLALPGTFLHERELLTAAADRALQTKADMANTEFHQLAILDNPDRDDRGWVLSVAHAAAIPQSALPTGAILLNAYGADDMAFDHTEIVRLAVTDLRHRYAVNIDPTGFLGDTFTVPQLRQLYEVVFDRELQKDGFRRHVIDSLISTGEYARAGTGRPAETYRRKPGVALPAQALVFLTG; from the coding sequence GTGGATGAATGGAAAGATTCGACTGGTCATGCTCTGACGGATTACCCCCGTCCGTCGATCGCCGTGGATGTGGCGGTACTGACCTACTCGGACTCCACGCTGAAGGTGCTGGCAGTCAAGCATCGCCGCGGAAAACTGGCGCTACCCGGAACGTTTCTCCATGAACGTGAATTGCTCACTGCCGCAGCTGATCGTGCCTTGCAGACAAAAGCGGACATGGCGAATACGGAGTTCCATCAACTGGCAATCCTCGACAACCCCGACCGTGACGACAGAGGGTGGGTGCTGTCGGTAGCGCACGCTGCCGCGATACCGCAATCCGCGCTGCCCACCGGCGCGATCCTGCTCAATGCGTACGGCGCCGACGATATGGCCTTCGATCACACTGAGATAGTCAGGCTGGCCGTCACCGACTTGCGGCACCGGTATGCCGTCAATATCGATCCGACCGGATTCCTCGGGGATACCTTCACGGTTCCTCAACTGCGACAACTGTACGAGGTAGTCTTCGACCGCGAACTGCAGAAAGACGGGTTCCGGCGCCATGTCATCGATTCACTGATCAGTACCGGAGAATACGCCCGAGCGGGCACAGGTCGTCCGGCCGAGACGTATCGCCGAAAGCCTGGAGTCGCACTTCCAGCGCAAGCTTTGGTGTTCCTGACCGGGTAG
- a CDS encoding O-acetyl-ADP-ribose deacetylase produces MPTITVVEGDITTLDVDAVVNAANSRLLGGGGVDGAIHRAGGAAILEACKVLRNTSLPDGLPVGAAVATTAGKMKARNVIHTVGPRYSDTEDLSARPRSAYTRSLAVADSLGARTVAFPLISSGVYGWPKEDAVRQAVSAIRAADTQVESVILVAYNQESAALMRRVLA; encoded by the coding sequence ATGCCCACGATAACCGTCGTCGAAGGCGACATCACCACCCTCGACGTCGATGCCGTCGTCAATGCCGCCAACTCGAGATTGCTCGGCGGCGGCGGAGTCGACGGAGCGATCCATCGCGCCGGAGGTGCGGCAATCCTCGAAGCCTGCAAGGTTCTTCGAAACACCAGCCTGCCCGACGGTTTGCCGGTGGGTGCCGCCGTAGCAACCACTGCGGGGAAGATGAAAGCCCGCAACGTGATCCACACGGTCGGACCGCGCTATTCGGATACCGAAGACCTCTCGGCCCGGCCCCGTTCCGCATACACGCGCAGCTTGGCGGTTGCCGATTCCCTGGGCGCCCGGACGGTTGCATTTCCGTTGATCTCCTCCGGCGTTTACGGCTGGCCCAAAGAAGATGCAGTGCGGCAGGCGGTTTCCGCCATCCGTGCAGCGGACACCCAGGTGGAATCCGTCATTCTTGTCGCCTACAACCAGGAGTCTGCGGCCCTGATGCGGCGCGTACTTGCGTGA
- a CDS encoding YoaK family protein: MTGYSRSLIGLAIALAGLAGYVDALGFIVLSGQFVSFMSGNMTQMSVSISEGLWSVARVPAAVIVLFLIGIALGTVITHVTERFSIRARKVAVLSVVTTLLVVGSVFSSFDITPGAVTAMALAMGVVNSVFQRDGEVTIGVTYMTGALVKMGQRLTGAFLGGPRWAWLQHFGMCAGLIAGAILGALMHRWIGVHALWPAAVVAAGLIEVAWLVSPSPSAR; this comes from the coding sequence GTGACGGGATACAGCAGATCACTGATCGGGCTCGCGATTGCTCTTGCAGGTCTGGCCGGGTACGTCGATGCGCTCGGATTCATCGTCCTGAGCGGACAGTTCGTATCCTTCATGAGCGGCAACATGACTCAGATGAGTGTCTCGATTTCCGAGGGTCTATGGTCGGTGGCCCGCGTGCCCGCGGCAGTGATTGTTCTCTTCTTGATCGGTATCGCGCTCGGAACGGTCATTACCCATGTCACCGAACGCTTTTCGATACGAGCCCGCAAGGTGGCGGTCTTGTCGGTGGTGACAACTCTGTTGGTCGTGGGTTCCGTCTTCAGTAGCTTCGACATCACTCCCGGTGCGGTCACCGCGATGGCGTTGGCGATGGGTGTCGTTAACTCGGTATTCCAGCGTGACGGTGAGGTGACGATCGGTGTCACCTATATGACGGGTGCGTTGGTGAAGATGGGCCAGCGACTGACCGGTGCATTTCTCGGTGGACCGCGGTGGGCGTGGCTGCAGCACTTCGGTATGTGTGCGGGGCTGATCGCGGGAGCGATTCTCGGCGCCTTGATGCACCGCTGGATCGGTGTCCATGCGCTCTGGCCGGCAGCGGTAGTTGCTGCCGGCCTGATCGAAGTCGCGTGGCTGGTATCGCCGTCACCCAGTGCCAGGTGA
- a CDS encoding RNA-guided endonuclease InsQ/TnpB family protein: MSIVQRVYPGEGAQLDVLTMHCDHARYVYNLGLEQRSWWTPSRRHFRQKISVASQMRDLTEARREFDWLRAGSTVVQQGALRDLDRAFTNFFARRSGFPTFKKRSGSRQGFVVRDLAVRRINRKWGEIQVPKAGWVRFRISRAWTDISAATSARIALANGRWTVSLTTPPVPRREVSTTAVVGIDRGVANSVATSDGRMFHAPGFSAGEQVRFVALQRRLSRQQKGSANRERTKATLGRMRLRLADRRGDWIEQTTTDIASTYAAAAIENLPIRNMTRRAKPKPDPDNVGAFLPNGGRAKSGLNRAILASCWGKFAQRLDQKMSVVTVSAAYTSQECSNCGHICPENRESQAVFRCRGCGFEHHADTNAAINIRDRGFSLEYQPGGILGDRVCQSRRRAAPTVSVA, translated from the coding sequence GTGGACCCCTTCGCGCCGTCATTTCCGGCAGAAGATTTCGGTCGCCTCGCAGATGCGGGACCTGACCGAAGCCCGGCGTGAATTCGACTGGCTGCGTGCCGGTTCCACCGTCGTGCAGCAGGGCGCGCTTCGGGATTTGGATCGGGCATTCACCAATTTCTTCGCCCGCCGTAGCGGGTTTCCGACATTCAAGAAACGGTCCGGTTCCCGGCAGGGATTCGTGGTGCGTGATCTGGCGGTGCGGCGCATCAACCGGAAATGGGGCGAGATTCAGGTCCCGAAGGCCGGGTGGGTGCGGTTCCGGATTTCCCGGGCCTGGACCGACATTTCTGCTGCGACGTCGGCTCGGATCGCGCTGGCGAACGGTCGGTGGACGGTGAGCCTGACGACGCCGCCGGTACCTCGTCGGGAAGTGTCCACCACAGCGGTGGTGGGGATCGATCGGGGAGTGGCGAACTCGGTCGCCACGAGCGACGGCCGGATGTTTCATGCGCCCGGATTCTCTGCCGGGGAACAAGTTCGGTTCGTGGCCCTGCAACGCCGCTTGTCCCGGCAGCAGAAGGGTTCGGCGAACCGGGAACGCACGAAAGCGACGTTGGGGCGGATGCGGCTGCGACTGGCTGATCGTCGTGGTGACTGGATCGAGCAGACCACGACCGACATTGCCAGCACCTATGCGGCGGCGGCGATCGAGAATTTGCCGATCCGAAACATGACCCGCCGGGCGAAACCGAAACCGGACCCCGACAACGTCGGAGCTTTCCTACCGAACGGTGGGCGGGCGAAGTCCGGTTTGAACCGGGCGATCCTTGCCTCGTGTTGGGGGAAGTTCGCGCAGCGTCTCGACCAGAAGATGTCGGTAGTGACAGTGTCGGCGGCCTACACGTCCCAGGAGTGCTCGAACTGCGGTCATATCTGTCCGGAGAATCGCGAGAGTCAAGCGGTTTTTCGGTGTCGGGGCTGCGGTTTCGAGCATCATGCGGATACGAATGCTGCGATCAATATTCGTGATCGTGGGTTCAGTCTCGAATATCAACCCGGGGGCATTCTGGGGGATCGGGTGTGTCAGTCACGGAGACGTGCCGCACCAACCGTCTCGGTAGCGTGA